A single region of the Chitinophaga niabensis genome encodes:
- a CDS encoding MIP family channel protein: MEIRSSTKYFAEMVGTFSLVLFGCGAAVVSGISTTGPAGIGLLGIAIAFGVSVVVMAYAIGGISGCHINPAITIAMLTAGKIKAGEALGYIVSQFIGATIAAGVLYCIQKGLPGWTPGEWALGSNGWGPGYLAEYNIASAFLAEAVLTFLFLFVIFGTTSKWGNGTMAGLAIGFTLVLIHLVAIPITGTSVNPARSFGPAVFAGGKALEQLWLFIVAPVVGGIAAAIVWRVLEKK; this comes from the coding sequence ATGGAAATAAGATCATCCACAAAGTATTTTGCCGAAATGGTAGGTACGTTTTCCCTCGTATTATTTGGCTGCGGCGCTGCCGTGGTATCAGGTATTTCCACTACCGGCCCGGCAGGGATTGGTTTACTGGGTATTGCGATCGCCTTTGGTGTTTCCGTTGTGGTGATGGCTTATGCCATAGGCGGCATCTCCGGTTGCCACATCAACCCTGCTATTACCATTGCCATGCTTACTGCAGGTAAGATCAAAGCGGGAGAGGCTTTGGGTTATATCGTCTCACAATTCATTGGTGCTACTATTGCTGCAGGTGTGCTGTATTGCATCCAGAAAGGATTACCCGGATGGACACCGGGGGAATGGGCTTTAGGTTCCAATGGCTGGGGGCCCGGTTACCTGGCGGAATATAACATTGCTTCCGCTTTCCTGGCTGAAGCGGTGCTCACTTTCCTGTTCCTCTTTGTAATCTTTGGTACTACCTCTAAATGGGGGAATGGTACCATGGCCGGGCTGGCAATTGGCTTTACCCTTGTGCTGATCCACCTGGTAGCTATTCCTATCACGGGAACTTCTGTAAACCCTGCCCGGAGCTTCGGCCCGGCTGTTTTTGCAGGGGGGAAAGCGCTGGAGCAACTCTGGCTGTTTATTGTTGCCCCGGTTGTTGGAGGAATTGCAGCGGCGATTGTTTGGCGGGTACTGGAGAAGAAATAG